Proteins encoded together in one Anaerotignum propionicum DSM 1682 window:
- the speB gene encoding agmatinase codes for MNKNIQTFLACEAEYEAAEMVLFGVPFDGTTSFRPGTRFGPSAIRSESFGIETYSPYCDKDMTEHQIFDGGDLELPFGNTERVLEMIQEYAAQILSDGKRFVMLGGEHLITLGAVRAVVERYPDVHIIHLDAHTDLRTDYLGESLSHSTVIKQVWNLVGDGRIHQFGIRSGEKYEFEFAKKHTNLHKFDLGGFSETIAQLKDKPVYFTLDLDVLDPSVFCGTGTPEGGGITFKELMEAVLQLHQLNIVGCDINELSPHYDQSGSSTAIACKITREILLQITK; via the coding sequence ATGAATAAAAATATACAGACATTTTTGGCGTGCGAAGCTGAATATGAAGCTGCGGAAATGGTGCTGTTTGGCGTTCCCTTTGATGGAACCACCTCTTTTCGTCCCGGTACACGCTTTGGTCCTTCAGCCATCCGTAGCGAATCCTTTGGGATAGAAACCTATTCTCCATACTGCGATAAAGATATGACGGAACATCAAATTTTTGACGGTGGAGATTTGGAGCTCCCTTTTGGCAATACGGAAAGGGTGCTGGAGATGATTCAAGAATATGCGGCGCAAATTCTGAGTGATGGCAAACGCTTTGTCATGCTTGGTGGGGAGCATTTGATTACATTGGGGGCAGTACGTGCCGTGGTGGAGCGTTACCCCGATGTTCATATTATTCACCTGGACGCTCATACTGACCTTAGAACGGATTATTTGGGAGAAAGTCTTTCCCATTCTACCGTAATCAAACAGGTGTGGAACCTTGTGGGAGATGGAAGAATTCATCAATTTGGCATTCGCAGTGGCGAAAAATATGAATTCGAATTTGCCAAAAAGCATACCAATCTCCATAAATTCGACCTTGGGGGCTTTTCAGAAACGATAGCTCAACTGAAGGATAAGCCTGTATATTTTACGCTGGATTTGGATGTATTGGATCCCTCCGTTTTTTGCGGAACTGGCACTCCGGAAGGGGGCGGCATTACTTTTAAAGAATTAATGGAAGCGGTTTTACAGTTGCATCAGTTAAACATTGTAGGCTGTGATATTAACGAGCTTTCACCTCACTATGATCAAAGCGGCAGTTCCACTGCCATTGCTTGTAAAATTACACGTGAAATATTACTACAAATTACAAAGTAA
- the speE gene encoding polyamine aminopropyltransferase, translating into MDDLWYSEYHTPHVRFSVKVSRQLHYEESKYQKISVFESPEFGRFLTLDGIMMLTERDEFIYHEVITHTAMAVNPEIKNILVIGAGDGGVVRELGKYQGIESIDVVEIDERVVEVCKEFLPQTSCGFEDERVHLHYQDGLKFVRHTDNLYDLIIVDSTDPFGPGEVLFTKEFYGNCYRALTEQGVLINQHESPFYEEDAKAMKSAHRRISHAFPMSFVYQAHIPTYPSGHWLFGFASKSLHPQRDLKADAWNALEIKTKYYNTELHQGAFGLPNYVKEMLKDE; encoded by the coding sequence ATGGATGATTTATGGTATAGCGAATATCACACGCCTCATGTGCGTTTTTCTGTAAAGGTTTCCCGCCAGCTTCATTATGAGGAAAGTAAGTATCAGAAAATATCAGTGTTTGAATCTCCTGAATTTGGACGTTTTTTAACTTTGGACGGTATTATGATGCTTACGGAACGGGACGAATTTATTTATCACGAGGTGATTACCCATACTGCCATGGCTGTGAATCCTGAGATAAAAAATATATTGGTCATTGGTGCGGGAGATGGCGGTGTGGTTCGAGAACTGGGAAAGTATCAAGGTATAGAGTCAATTGACGTGGTGGAAATTGATGAGCGAGTTGTGGAAGTTTGCAAGGAATTTCTTCCCCAAACTTCATGTGGCTTTGAAGATGAAAGGGTACATTTGCATTATCAGGATGGATTGAAGTTTGTGCGTCATACGGATAACCTTTATGACCTGATTATTGTGGATTCCACAGACCCCTTTGGCCCCGGTGAGGTGCTTTTTACCAAGGAATTTTACGGGAACTGTTATCGTGCTTTAACGGAGCAAGGGGTTTTGATAAATCAGCATGAAAGTCCTTTTTATGAAGAGGATGCAAAAGCAATGAAGTCAGCCCATCGCCGCATTTCACATGCATTCCCAATGAGCTTTGTTTATCAGGCGCACATCCCTACCTATCCTTCAGGACATTGGCTGTTTGGATTTGCATCTAAATCACTCCATCCCCAAAGGGATTTGAAAGCAGATGCATGGAATGCTCTGGAGATAAAAACAAAATATTATAATACAGAGTTGCACCAAGGAGCCTTTGGCTTACCCAATTACGTAAAGGAGATGCTAAAGGATGAATAA